The Rattus rattus isolate New Zealand chromosome 16, Rrattus_CSIRO_v1, whole genome shotgun sequence genomic interval ACCCACTCTTGCAACCTTAGCACACCGAACACCCTGCATAAAGTACTTTGTCCATAAGCCTACCAACCCAGCAAACTGTCTCCATGCACCAAGAAATGCTGCTTTcaatggaggaagacaggagCACACCGCAGGGCTTATCCCAAAGGTTCTTACCGGTCCCTGGATTTCCATTTCAAGAGCGTCCATGCATACCCAAAGGAACACTATAAGCCTCCCGCTTTCTCTAGTTAACCACGTGATggcgaacaaaacaaaacaaaaccttcccgCTAAGACTGATGAACCCCAGGAGGACAGAAAGAACCGCCGACAGTTTCACTCACCTTCGGTACCTTCTTCCTTGCAAAGTCCCCCAACACCCGGCCTGGAGCTGGGGGTCTCTGGACATCCTCCTGAGGGCTctcacctgggtcctctgcacccGCACTGAGCTCCTCCGGCGTCTCCTCACCTCTCCCTGAGCAACAGAGCACAAACGTAGGAGACGTCAAACCCGCCGCGTATGCAGAAAGCCTCCATGCTCTGTTCCACATCGTGGACTCACGGCCCACCTGCGTCCACGTCGTCTTCCACTTTCTGCCGCTTAGCCCTAGGAGCCTCCGGCTTCTCAGCCACCGAGCCGCTCACCCCACGCCGCCGTCGGGGCCGCCGTCGCCGTCTAACTGGCGCTTCCGCAGCCGTCCCGGTGGACTCGAGCTCCGGCTGCCGCTGCTGCCGCTCACGGGCTCTGTTCTGCAGCCGCTCCAGAAGCACTCGAGCTCGGCCTCCGGCCTCTGCCTCCGTATCCCCTAGCCCCGCAGCCTCCGGGCCCGCGTACCGCGCTATGTGGAACAGCGCCATAGCTGCTGCACGCCTTGGTTCCTCTTCGACGCTCTTTGATGACGTAACCAGGCCTGCGCCCTAGAAGCGCTGGTGACGTCACGACTGCGACTACACTTGGCGCAGACGCGGGTTCCCGGGAGCAGCTGGCGGCAGCATGGAGCGGCACCAGGCATCGACGGGCTCCAGGCAGGAGCTCGGCCGCCTGCTGGAGGCGGTACTGTCGAATCGTGGCCAGGCGAACGCGGTGTTCGACATCTTGGCTGTGCTTCAGGTGAGCGGTGCGGGCGACAGGGGCGGACCTGGGGCGGCAATTGGAGTCACAACGGGGCCGAGCGACACATTGTCGGGCTCCCCATCTCAGTCCGAGGACCCTGAGGAGATCAAGGAAGGAGTGCGCACGTGCAGCCGACTCTTCGGTACCTTGCTGGAGCGGGAAGAGCTGTTCGTGGGTTCGCTGCCATGCGAAGACATGGCCCTGGCAGGTGAGTGACCTGGAGGGCGTGGGGTGCTCTCCGCCAGGCAGTTCCGGAGAGACGCCTTGTCAACATAGGAACACCCCCGAGCCAGGGCCTTGTCATAGACCATTCAGTCTGGTAGGAGAACGCGGTCAACTCACTGTGGCTCAGGAAGTGAGATCCGTATACTTGCCAGGATTGTATGAATTGGTACACATGGccgttttggttttgttttttttttccctcgtgTTTTATGTGCGCCATTTCCAGTTTGATACTGTTACTGCCCTAGTGTTTGGAAGATCCAGATCCTGAGGTAAAGTAAAACTGTGTTTCAATACCCGCTCCCAGTTCGCAGGGTTCAGGAAATGTCGTTTGCAATTCTGGGATCTTGTAGTGCAGGTTTACTACTGTGAAGATGAGACACAATGGGAAGATGGGGCTGGGcttgacacacaaacattaaTGCGAGTTAGCTCTCCTAACTCCTTAGGATCCCAGGGAGCCACATACAAATACAAGGTGTGGATGAGACACCGCTACCACAGCTGCTGTAACCGCCTGGAGGAACTCCTGACCCATCCCTCCTTCCAGGTCAAGGTGAGTTTTGAAGTCTTGGGCTTTCCCCCTCATCTCTAAAGCAGCAGTAGGGGCCTTTGATTTGAGAATCTCTTCCCTCACTTGTTGGAGAGACTCCTACCTAGAAAACTTTTTCACTGTGTGCTGTGACTCATCTGGCCCTGAAGACCGTTCTGGCAACCCTAGTTCTGGGCTGTGTACCTGCATTGTACATTGTTACATTTGCTGAGGCACCTCCAAACCTGGGGGACAAGGGAACGGTTAGGTGGCCTCCCCTGCTGGCCAAGCTTGTGTACATGCCTCAGGCCAAGTTCTGTTACAAGTTATGTCCCAAGTTATCAAGAGCATGTCACCATCGTCACATACGTATGGAGCGAGATAAGCTGGGGTCtgatctcttttctctcctggttCTTGGCCCAGGACTAAGCCTGGTTGTGAGAGAGCCTCCCAGAAGTTAGATGAGCTTTGAGGGGCCTCCTGGAGGGTGGAGGCCTCATGGTCACTCTTCTCTGCATCCCAGGAACTGGCCCTCGAGACGCTCATGAAGTTCGTGCAGCTGGAAGGAGCGAAACCCCTGGAGAAGCCCCAGTGGGAAAGCCACTACCTCTTCCCCCGCACACTCTTTAGGGTGAGGCCTTGGTAGGACCTGGAGGACTGTGGTGACCACAGCCCTAAGGCTGTCCCATGAGCCAGCAGGTTGAGCAGATAGCTGGGTGGGGGATTATTCCTGCTTTTGCCTTGATCTGGGAGCTGAGCAAGGCTTCCTGCTCACTGGTCTTGAGTGTCTTGCCAGTTGGAGAGGAAATGGCAGACAACTTGGAGGTACGGGGCTTGTGGCACTCTTCTTAGCCATGTGAGGACCACCCTGTGGGACAAagtcattcatctctctctgtccccaggcAGTGGTAGGAGGCCTGCTCACACCAGAGGATGACCACAGCCTGCTTATCTCCCAGTTCTGTGAGTACTTAGAATATGACGACATCCGGTACCACGCAATGCAGGTGGCCACCAGCATCTTGGCGCGGGCCACCAGCCGGCAACCTGAGGTAAACAGCTGGGTCTCGTAACCCTGTGTCCTAGCACCTCAGGGAGGTAGGTAGGTGGCAACAGCCTGGCCAGATGCTTAGGCTAGGCTTCCTATAGGTGTCACTCACCTTCTGGAACAACGCCTTCACGTTGCTGTCTGCTGTGAACCTACCCCTCCAAGAGCATGAACTCACCAACTTCTATGTGAAGCACGCACGTGAGTTCTGGGCACATAAAGGCTCACAGGAGCCTGCCCCTTAGTAGGTGGGCTGCTGATCGGAGTCCCAGTCTATCAGCCTGGCTAGCCACTGTCTTCCCCACTTACAAGTTGATGACTTCTCTTTGCTGTAATTACAGAGACATCAAGCAAGTGGAAGGTCGTTCACTTGAAGGTGAGACACGTTCAGACTTGGGGACCTTCCTTGGCATAGTCTCCCATCTCACACAATGTCCCTTTTAAGTGTCACTATGACCAACTTCAGACCTCATCCCTTAACCTTGTCTCTCCTTCTGCTGAGACATGGCCTTGCAGACTGCCATAGGGCTGTCAGGGTAAAAGGTCAAAAGGGCTAGGTGGCCAGTGTTGGCAAGGAGAGCTGGGTGTGTCGTGACACATGAACGTCTGGTCCCATTACAGGAGCAGAGGAAAGCTTTCCAGGAGATGTGGCTTGGCTTCCTCAAGCACAAGGTAGAGTCCGGTGGGTGGAAGTGCCCGGTTTTGGTGTGGGGAGTGGGGACAAGGGAAATTGCTTCCCTGACTGACACAATCTCTACAGCTGCCCCTCAGCCTGTACAAGAAGGTGCTGGTGGCCATGCATGACTCCATCCTCCCCCACCTGGCTCAACCCACGCTCATGATCGACTTCCTCACAAGTGCTTGTGATGTGGGTGAGTGGGACTTCCACCAAGGCTATTTGGCAAGGGCCACTCGTCGTGCATGGGCTGAGCTCCAGCTCCAGACTGTGTCATACTGGAGCTAAGTTCTATGTCCTTCTTGCATGTGGCCTTAGGTAGTCACACTATAGGCCGGCCATCTGCAACTGCAGCCATCCCTCCCTTGCTTAGGCTCAGGGTGAGCAAGGTATGGCCTCATGTCTTCCTGTGTTCCCGCAGGTGGTGCCATCAGCCTCCTGGCCTTGAACGGACTTTTCATCCTAATCCACAAGCATAACCTGTGAGTGTCAGACAGGATGGCATTGCTCTGCTCTCTAGCTTCTCTCTATGTGCCTGTGTTGCTCACTGGGGGAGGTTGAAGCAGAAGAGGtacaagaggaggagggaggataaaGCCTTGGCTGCCTGGGGTCCTGTCCTTTTAGGCAGCTCACCCCATGGCTCCTCTCTGGTCTCTCCCTCAGGGAGTACCCTGACTTCTATCAAAGGCTCTATGGTCTCCTGGATCCATCCATTTTTCATGTCAAGTACCGAGCGCGCTTCTTTCACTTGGCTGACCTCTTCCTTTCGTCCTCGTGAGTGTGGGGGCTATCCAGCTCACCAGCTCTGTCATCCATGGGGGCTATAGTCCtgtttggggaggaggaaggttATTGGGGACCTATCTTCTCATACGTGTTGCCCTCCCAGCCACCTCCCTGCCTACCTGGTAGCTGCCTTTGCCAAACGCCTGGCCCGGCTGGCGCTAACAGCACCTCCTGAGGCCCTGCTTATGGTCCTGCCCTTAATCTGCAACCTGCTGCGTAGACACCCTGCCTGCCGAGTTATGGTGCACCGCCCACAGGGCCCTGGTGAGCACATGagtagctggg includes:
- the Noc4l gene encoding nucleolar complex protein 4 homolog, with protein sequence MERHQASTGSRQELGRLLEAVLSNRGQANAVFDILAVLQSEDPEEIKEGVRTCSRLFGTLLEREELFVGSLPCEDMALAGSQGATYKYKVWMRHRYHSCCNRLEELLTHPSFQVKELALETLMKFVQLEGAKPLEKPQWESHYLFPRTLFRAVVGGLLTPEDDHSLLISQFCEYLEYDDIRYHAMQVATSILARATSRQPEVSLTFWNNAFTLLSAVNLPLQEHELTNFYVKHAQTSSKWKVVHLKEQRKAFQEMWLGFLKHKLPLSLYKKVLVAMHDSILPHLAQPTLMIDFLTSACDVGGAISLLALNGLFILIHKHNLEYPDFYQRLYGLLDPSIFHVKYRARFFHLADLFLSSSHLPAYLVAAFAKRLARLALTAPPEALLMVLPLICNLLRRHPACRVMVHRPQGPELDADPYDPTEKDPVRSRALESCLWELQTLQQHYHPEVSRAASVINQALSVPEVSIAPLLELTAYEIFEQDLKKKMPESVPLEFIPAKGLLGRQDDLCTQFFCLS